A window of Sorex araneus isolate mSorAra2 chromosome 3, mSorAra2.pri, whole genome shotgun sequence genomic DNA:
CTAGTTGGAGGTCAAAGACCTCTGGCTTAGTTTTTAAGTATTTGTTGAGAAATGAACTTGAGTTTCATacacagaacactagacaaaggacacccatgtgagcaagccgggttccgaaaggatgcagcacgatcgaccatagcCACACAGTGACCaggctcattgaagtttctcgagagttcaggatgcctctctgtctaacgtttaaagaaggccttcgttttggtctgaatctccctgatgattagtgatgaagagcatttttcatgtgccttttggccattcgtatcttttccttgggaaagtttctgttcatttcttcatcccattttctgatggggttggatgttttcttcttgtagagttcacctAGTGAAaaataccacctcataccacagagactggcacacatccaaaagaacaaaagcaactgctgttggtgtggatgtggggagaaagggacccttctacactgctggtgggaatgcctactggttcagcccttttggaaaacaatatggacgcttctcaaaaaattagaaattgagctcccatttgactcagcaataccactgctgggaatatatcccggagaagcaaaaaagtatagttcaaaatgacatctgcacttacatgttcatctcagcactgtttacaatagccagaatctggaaaaaaacccgagtgcccaagaacatatgactgatgaaagaaactttggtacatctatacaatggaatattatgcagctgttagaaaagatgaagtcatgaactttgcatataagtgaatcaacatggaaagtatcatgctaagtgaaatgagtcagaaagagagagacagacatagattgcacttatctgtggaacataagataacagagtaggagactaacacccaagaatagtagaaataagttccaggaggttggctccatggcttggaagccggcctcacatactgggggaaaaggcagctcagatagagaagggaacaccaagtaaaatgtggttggagaacccacgcgggaagggagatacatgctgaaagtagactatagactgaacacaatggccactcaatacccctactgcaaaccacaacacccaaaaggagagagagaaacacaaaaaaataccctgccacagaggtgtggttgggtgggggtgatgagattgggggtgggagggatactgggatcattggtggtggagaatgggcactggtggatgaatgggttctcgaacattgatgaggaaaacacaagcacgaaaatgtggaaatctgtaactgtaccctcacggtgattcactaattaaaaaataaataaattttaaaaaataaagaaggaaagaaggcctttgattctgttgagactgaagcagtcatggaagccttagccaaacagggcattcaaactctacatcaggatcctccgcgaTCTGTACATCAGAATCCTCCTAGAGCtgagattcaccaccaggatctcaccattctacaaaaaagtaatcatcaatgtaaagagaggagtttggcagggcgataccatttcaccgaaactcttcagtgccactctcaagaatgtcatgcgatgactaaaatgggaagaaatgggagtgaagatggtaggcaactacaccaactccactttgctgatgacatcattctaataacactaaacattagccaagcagcacaaatgctggccaactgcTACCGagaatgtggaaaggttggactgcagctgaatctcaccaaaacatgtttatgaaaaatgaactagtccctgatgttccatttgctctcaatggaactaacatctccgaatgcagcagctatgtgtacctgggtcaagaactcaacatgaggaatgacttggtgccagaactgcgcaggaggaagagagcagcgtggaatgccttcaagagttgtcagaagaagtggttaagaggacaaagaacctctgactctggacatatcttttcaactccaccattcttcctgcaataacatacacctcagagacctgggcctacgaaaacaggacgagaacactattcaggtatcccaaagaggaatcgaaagagctatgcttggaatatcgcatttcacccaagtgagaggaggaatccggagttccgacctccgtcaacgatcaagaatcagggacgctatctcatttgaaagacgtcaaaaatcagatgggctggacatgtaatgtgatttagagacgaccgctggactagagctgttaccaactggattccacaggacgtcaaaagtctgcatggctgcccacctacgagatggtcagacttctttgtcaaaacactgaaagaaaatgttaaggctcttcgtattcctggagtgagcagataccattgtgcTACAGTAGCACgcggcagggacgaatggagatgttgctggtgcccgcgtgagcaaatcaaagatcaacaggatgacaagtgatacaagtgttgagaaatgatttattttcagtcATCTTTCattcgatagcacagcagttgggcgtttgcctttaatgcggccgacccgagttcgattcctttgcccctctcagagagcccggcaagctaccaagagtatctcaccggctcagcagagcctggcaagctacccgtgcgtacgggatctgccaaaaacagtaacaataagtctctcaatgagagatgttactggtgcccgctcgaacaaattgatgagcaacgggatgacggggGAAATCTTTCATTCATAGTACTAATCCTAATTCATATTCCTCAGAGACTGAATCAGGTCTAGTCTGGGAGAACAGAGACACACCCAAGAACAGGGACTAGGACTGGAATTTCCATATGACCATATGAACTGAGGAAGGGGCAGATCTCCAAAGGAAAGGAAGGGTGCTATTATCAGGAGGAGAAACAGATgcttaagaaaaaacaaatactaaCAAAAATCACTTGCTGCACTCTGTCTTTGTTCTAGTCTAAGCCCAGAAGTCAAGGAAGTTGGCTTTTGATTTTCAATTTAAGTGCAAACTAGGGAACCATCTCCAACTAGAGGTACAGAACTGAACTTTATTCTTGGATGAATGTCTATTACACGTGTCTTCAAGTACTCCCTTCCTCCTGAATCTTTGATGGGTTCAATCAATGCAAGATTCTtatcttccttcacctgccccaaCAGACATCTCTTCCTTTGATGTAGTCCCCGTCAAGTCAAAAAGTGGCCAAATACAGAGTTTCCTCTTGCTGACTGTGCCTAATGTCCAGATGTTATTCTAGTCCCTCAGTCAAAGGCAACAATAATAGTGTTCAGACCATTCAGTGAGCTTGAGTGTTCCCGATTACTCAAGAACACTAAAATAGGAAAACACTTCAGTGAAAAGTCTTCTTGGACAAGTGAAGTCTTCCTGTTTACAAGTACATCAACCCGTCATCTGGTTTATTATTAAATCCCTGTTCTGAGCCCATGGCTACAGCTTCCCTGCAGTGACAAGAAAGTAGATTCTGCATTGCCCCAATGTAGAAAAACAGAACATCACAGCACAGAGTCCCTGCTGCAGTGTGCCCCACCCCAACAAGCCCACTCACTTTCCTTTTGCCTTCACGGAAATGGGaaggttttgtttggggcaaaCCCAATAAAGGACAAGCTATCCCACTAATCTGAGAGGCAGTAGCAAGTTCTGTGCATTGATACCTTGCAAATATACAAAATGTGAGAAATTCCAATTTTGCTAGTAATTTGCAGTTTGTCTAGCTGAGAGGCGTTCCAAGCCTGCATACAAACTATGTTGGGAAATAGAAGAATGCACTCAGTACAGGTCTGCCTTGATTTATGTTGTATCTGTTTTCCTAAAAATTGTTCTCTAGATCAATACCTGTCAATGGTTCCTATTAACTTACGGCATTATTCCAGTGCTGCTTTacctaaatgtattttattattaaagtctTCTAATGCTTTAGCTTTGTGCCTCTACTTCACTCCAATCTCTCTGCCAGAGGGAAagcattttatgagaaaaaaacatGCTATGAGTTTTCAAGTGCCATTTCTCCTCATCCCCCTGGGAGTCCTATCAAgttatattttcccctttcctttaaaGATTGAACAGTTGAAGTCCAAAGCCACTCACTTAATAAAACACTACATGAGAACCGCGACCCATGTCTTCAGCAGAGACTGAAACccatgtaacaaattattgtttgagtttttttttccccaatagaTGTTTGTGAAACATTTGAAAAGGACTTGGAAAATACCCCATCTCTAGTTGTTGCTGGACATTATATGTTCACCATTCATTTAGCACACAGTTATCAATGATTCATTAATAGATTTGAAACAAATACGAGTGCCTGGAGCCTGGATTAGGCACATACATTTTATAATGCACTTGTTCATCACTAGTAATGTTTGTCACTGTCCCTACCTAAAATGACCCTGAGATTATACCAAATGATCTTCAGTTGAAACAGATTAAAACAGAAGTTCATTAGGCCAATAGAGCAGACATCCCTTTACCCATATTCCTCCTGATAGCCACAGATTTCAACCCACAGTGACTGTGACTGTCTCATCGCACCTGACAATTTCCCCCTTCCTGGAGGAACTGCCTCCTGCTTTTGTCTTCAACACTTATCTTGTGtcctgctgagaccccaacacttaCATGCTCTTCCCCTCTTCCCACAGCCATGCACACAGGGCAGGTGTACAATGGGCTGACTTCTTCACCTTAGGTGGGAATCATGCTGTCAACATTTATCAACACCAGGCCTTCCCTAAGTGCGTAGGCTGAAGTTTCTCCAACATCCCTTAGATATTTGCTTCTGTtctattccactttttttttccaggttcatAATTTATTGTACAAATGATCACAATGAGTCCTTAGCTTCTTCAGATATCAGAACTGGACAGACGAGGTACAGTTTAAAATCCATTTTATGTTGCCTTCACAGCTAGGGTTTTCTTAGGCTTCAACTTGAAGTACAAAACCAACAGAGTGATTCCTTCGTATGTGGCCAGCACACAATTCATTCTACCTGTCAGAGTGCAAGAGTTGAAGTCTTTTTTAATACCAAGGGACTGGAGTTGGGCATCAGCTTCTGGACCTGCCATGACTGCAATCTGGGCAGAAGTTCCAGAGCCCTCAGTCGGTGTCCTTCAATGTCTACCGACACCCCGAGGTCTGACCGGAACCTATTCTGCTTTCTTTCTATTCTGCCTTTTACCCTCCTCTTACCGAGGAATCaatcaataagtcaataaattaCTTGAATTTGACTTCCTACCTTAGGCTTTTTCTAAGGAAACCCCATCAGAGATGTCAAAAGCAAAAACTCGTGACTCCTATGAGAAGATGTAGTATTTTTCCAAAGGATTGCTTTAGAGCTAAGTTATTGGGAAATTGGCAATGTGTATGACTTTATTTTGTAGCAGTAGAGTTTTATAACGTATAGTTCTTTGACTAGAACTTACATACTCTTTTCCACTCATTTAGGTTGTGCTTTTTAAGTAAACAAAAATCAGCAAGATCGATTGGCATATGCATGGTTCTATTCATATCGCAGATAAGGAAACCGTGGGGGCTCATAATATGCAGGACTGTTTCAAAACCACATATACATTGCCAATTTCCCAATAATTTATCTCTAAAGCAGCCCTTTGTAAGAATATCACATCTGCTCCTAGGAGTCACGAGCTTTTGCTTTTGAGTAATGCTGCTAAAGTAAGTGTGAGCTGCATTGAAAATTAATGTACTGCCCAATCATTTCCACTGAGCCTTTGGTGAGGTTGATGTTGAGCTTGTTGGATAATTATCTGGCTTTTTTTTAATCCAAGCGTCCTTTTATACATTGCGATCTCTCTTTTCGAGTTTAGCTTCAAGTTTACTGAACCGTTTAATTAACTTAAGTGTTTAAACTTCTAGAGGTGTTGATTGATTCTAATCAGTATTTTCTGCTACTCTAATTGAAGACTTCCTCTCTTGGACTGTTGTCagtgaagcaaaaaataaaaaataaagcaaaatgttgTTTAGTCTTTGGCATAATCGAACACAGATTTGGTTTGGCCCATAATTGCTTGAACTCCAGGAGAACAGAGTGGAGCCAATTTCAGTTTCCTTTGAAGTTGGAGAATCATCCCCATGCAGAGACTCTGTGGGAGACACAGGGGGTAGAGGGGGGAGGGGCCGCTGGGGCCAGGATCAGGGTCAGGATGGGATTCACAACCTCTCACACAGGTGCCAAACTTGAAGCCACACCACTTTCGGGTTTGACAGTTTGCACTCTTCATGGACACTCGGTGAAGGGGGCTCtgttgggagtgggggtgagtgAGGGACGCATTGTTTACAGGGCTAAATACTACCCAGAGAAAGGGATGTTCTCTTTAAGAGCTCTTCTCTCAAAACACAAATATCATTACAGCCTCCCATCTCTAGCCCTAGGACTCTAGGCAAATGCAAAGTTTCACCCCTAGGATTAGAGCTGCCTTTTGAGGTCTTTGTGCAAGTGGGAAGGATGGGAGCTGGGCTTCTAGACTCCAGGTGTTCTCATGCATGGGAGCTATGTTTATCTGCCCTTTGAGTTCCTCCTGAGAGAGAAGGATggcgaggggagggagagaacttGTCAGAACAGCTCTGGAGAACTCCTCTGAACCTTCCCTTCAGGCATCTGTGATGTGAGCCAAAGGCACCCCCCCAAATTAAGACCCCCCAAGACCACTCCCCATGTGTGGGTCTTGAAGACCAACTTTTCTGAAAAAATCAAAAAGATTTTCTGGCAAGCGCCCCTGTGTCTTTCCTGAGACAGTTCTGTTTTAGTTGACTTCTGTGCGGCACAAAATAATGTATTATGGATATTGCATTTTTCTGCTAAGAAAATGTCGGCTGCTAAACTAGATCAAACCGCCCTGCAGTTCTTCAGTGCTGACTCATTTTAATTATTGAACTTCTCTCCCTGGAAAGTACGCTCTGTGCTGTTTGCTGAGAAACTGGCAGTTTTAACACAATTTGGAAAGTTTTCATAGATTGATCACCCCAGGAAAACAGGCAGCTGATCACCAGAGAAATTCTGCAGTTAAGATTAGTTTGCTATTTGATGACACTGAAGAAGTGAAGATGCATGGTGTTTCCTTTGTGTTCTGCCCTACCTCCCGAGCAAGACCATTTCCTCCTCTGCATGTAGCCAAGACTCCTGTTTTCCCGAATACTTCAGGTTAGTTCTAAAGCTATGGCAGGCACAACGGACTCACCTCCTCCAATTCATTCCTTTGCCTCCCTCTGCTTGAGTCACTTCCTAACATACCCATCTTCTTTCTGCTTTGAAAACACTGAAAGATTTCCCCTACTTCGAGTCCTTGGCAGGTTCAAATCTGGCTTATAAGATTTTATCTTAGTCTAGTCTAGCTACCTGGTGTGCAGTCCTGATTACATACTGCAATCACTTTAAGAGTCATCTGCCTCCGTCGTTTGGGTTAGGACCTCTAGGAATGGGACCACCCattagtattttataaaaatttccctGTGAACCGTAGGTATTTATCCAGTTTAGTCTTCCCCATTGTTTGGGTTTCAATTCCAACATCACCTCTCAAAGAAGCCTGAATGCTAAACCCCAGACCTCTGCATCACTCCCTGATTTTATTATCTTACTCCTATTCATCACTATCTGAAGttctagataaataaataagtgaatgagCACAGGGCATGTGGGGTAATCCTTCAAactatctttctttttaattttttattagtgagtcactgtgaggtatagtcataaacttatgaactttcgtgtttgcatttcagtcatacagtgatcatttacccattcctccactagtgcccattctcctccacaaatgttcccagtatccctcccaccacccccaccccatcccccaccacccaaccctgcctctatggtagggcattcccttttgttctctctcctgttggatgttgtagttttcaatagaagtattgagtggccttcatgttcggtctatggtctactttcagcttgcatctatCAACCCTAATGGGTCTTCCCaaaatcctctacttggtgttcccttctctgtctcagctgccttttcctccagcatgtgaggccagtttccaagctgtggggcagacctccaggtccttatctttactattcttgggtgttagtttcccactctgcaactctatattccacagatgagtgcaatctttctgtatctatctcactctttctgactcatttcacttaacataatactttccatgttgattcacttatatgcaaagttcatgacttcattttttctaacagctgcatagtattccattgtgtcaatgaaccaaagtttctttaaccaatcatctgtttttgggcactccagttctttccagattttggctattgtaaacaatgctgcaataaacatacaaatgcagatgtcatttctactacaccttTTTGCCTCTAAGGGATATagtcctaggagtggtattgctgggtcaaatgggagctcaatttctaactttttgagaatcgtctatattgttttccaaaagggctgaaccagttggcattcccaccagcagtgaagaagagtccctttctccccacatccacgccaacactggttgcttttgttcttttggatgtgggccagtctctgtggtgtgaagtgctatctcatggttgttttaatctgcattaatgactagtgatgtagagcattttctcatgtgtcttttagctatttggatttcttctttgagaaaatttctgttcatttccactccccattttctgatggggttggttgttttcttcttgtagagttcaaccagtgccttatatatccttgatatcaaccccttatcagatggttattgggtgaatatcctttcccattctgtagactgtctttgtattttggtcactgtatctattgaggtgcagaagcttcttagtttaagatagtcccatttgtttatctctgttttcacttgcttggccagtggtgtgtcatctttgaaaatacctttagcttcaatgtcgtggagggttttgccaaccttgtcttccatgtacctgatggattctggtctgatgttgagatctttaatccactttgacctgacttttgtacatggtgctaAGTAGAGATCTGAACCCATTCTTTTTGCATGTAGcagtccagttttgccaacacaatttgttaaagagattttccttgctccaattcacatttcttgctcccttatcaaagattagatgatcatatgtttgagggtgtgtgtcaggaaattaaaccctgttccattggtttgaggctctgcctttgttccagtaccatgctgttttaattattactgctttgtagtagagattgaggttggggggTGGTGATTCCTCCCACattcttttccccaagagttgctttagctattcatggggggttattgttccatatgaattgcaggagtgtttgctctatttctttgaagaatatcatgggtatcaaACTCTCTTGATGGCTCCTTATTGACTTTATCTATGAATTCATCCCCTCATTATATATCCACTCATTCACTTATTTACTTATCTAGTACCTACAGGTACCTGTTGACATAGAAGTCAAAGAAGATGAACAGAATCCTTCTCTATCAGTTTGAATTAGAGTGGGGGAGATAggcaaaacaaaccaataaacaaaaagagaaagtagAACTTTAAATAGTGATGAATAGGAATCCAAATTCTATCCACAGCACagaatggtcctccaagcattgtcCAGTGTGACCTTGATGAGCTCTGGCATGAACGGGACTGAACAGCATCACATCATCCAGCCCAAGCTTTGAACCATCTGGCTTGATTGGCCAAGTATCACTGAGAATGGCTCCTAGGCTTTCTTTGCTTGGGAATGCCCCTCCCCAATAAAAAGGAGTGAGTGGGAGCCAAagcgatagtactgtgggtaggacgcttaccttgcatacagctgatctgggttggatccccatcACCTCATTTgattctctgagcctgccagacgtgatctttgagcacagagacagaagttaagttctaagcacagctgggtgtagccccaaaacaaaaatgaaaacaacaattgCTTAATTTACAAAAGTAGTGACTAGAAACCAAGGATATAGTTCAGATGGCTGGATCTCACGCTTGCATACAGGAAGCCCGGTTGGGTTGCCAGCACTACATGCCTTCCCACTTACATGTCCCCCACTTGGCATcatgctgggagtaacccccaaacaccatcTGATGtggcaaatcaaaataacaacaaaaaaatacaacaaagtgACTGAATGAGCTTCCGTTCTTAGAATTTAACTTACTACTTTTGATAGACTATTTCACTTCATTA
This region includes:
- the LOC129403601 gene encoding ATP synthase membrane subunit K, mitochondrial-like; this translates as MAGPEADAQLQSLGIKKDFNSCTLTGRMNCVLATYEGITLLVLYFKLKPKKTLAVKAT